Proteins from a genomic interval of Geodermatophilus obscurus DSM 43160:
- the cobU gene encoding bifunctional adenosylcobinamide kinase/adenosylcobinamide-phosphate guanylyltransferase, with the protein MSRVLVLGGSRSGKSAHAEALLADAGDVTYLATAPPVPGDAEWAERVAAHRARRPPGWTTLETTAPSDLLRRGTVLVDSVTTWVAALMDETGVWTDEPGARDRLARRCDALVEAWTTTPAHVVAVSDEVGLGVVPETRSGRLFRDTLGSVNQRLAGTADEVWFVVAGLPQRLR; encoded by the coding sequence ATGAGCAGGGTCCTCGTGCTCGGCGGCTCGCGGTCGGGCAAGTCCGCGCACGCTGAGGCACTGCTGGCCGACGCCGGCGACGTCACCTACCTGGCCACCGCTCCCCCGGTCCCCGGCGACGCCGAGTGGGCCGAGCGGGTGGCCGCGCACCGGGCCCGCCGTCCCCCGGGCTGGACGACGCTGGAGACGACCGCGCCCAGCGACCTGCTGCGCCGGGGCACCGTGCTGGTCGACAGCGTGACGACCTGGGTCGCCGCGCTGATGGACGAGACCGGCGTCTGGACCGACGAGCCGGGCGCCCGTGACCGCCTGGCCCGCCGCTGCGACGCGCTGGTCGAGGCCTGGACCACGACCCCCGCGCACGTGGTCGCGGTGTCCGACGAGGTGGGGCTGGGCGTGGTGCCCGAGACGCGCTCCGGGCGGCTGTTCCGCGACACCCTGGGCTCGGTCAACCAGCGGCTGGCCGGCACCGCGGACGAGGTCTGGTTCGTGGTCGCCGGGCTGCCGCAGCGGCTGCGATGA
- a CDS encoding histidine phosphatase family protein, with the protein MARPLTLLLVRHGQSEWNAAGLMQGQTAHVPLTELGHAQAAGAARELAELHPGALVSSDLRRAVQTAEHCARATGLPVTTTPALREQGYGVLEGRPSRELWGVVDWTDPHWAAQGGESLAELHARVGAYLEQLCADPPAEVVALVTHGDTIRAALAVAAGLGPDAMPAVTPHNGTVTALELVL; encoded by the coding sequence ATGGCCCGGCCCCTGACCCTCCTGCTCGTGCGCCACGGGCAGAGCGAGTGGAACGCCGCGGGCCTCATGCAGGGCCAGACGGCGCACGTGCCGCTGACCGAGCTCGGGCACGCCCAGGCGGCCGGGGCCGCGCGGGAGCTGGCGGAGCTGCACCCCGGGGCGCTGGTCTCCAGCGACCTGCGCCGCGCGGTGCAGACCGCCGAGCACTGCGCCCGCGCCACCGGCCTGCCGGTGACGACCACGCCGGCGCTGCGCGAGCAGGGCTACGGAGTGCTCGAGGGCCGGCCCTCGCGCGAGCTGTGGGGCGTCGTCGACTGGACCGACCCGCACTGGGCGGCGCAGGGCGGCGAGAGCCTGGCCGAGCTGCACGCCCGGGTGGGCGCCTACCTCGAGCAGCTGTGCGCGGACCCACCGGCCGAGGTGGTCGCACTGGTCACCCACGGCGACACCATCCGGGCGGCGCTGGCGGTCGCCGCCGGGCTGGGCCCGGACGCGATGCCGGCGGTCACCCCGCACAACGGCACGGTGACGGCGCTCGAGCTGGTCCTGTGA